In Zingiber officinale cultivar Zhangliang chromosome 6A, Zo_v1.1, whole genome shotgun sequence, a single genomic region encodes these proteins:
- the LOC121997033 gene encoding arogenate dehydratase/prephenate dehydratase 6, chloroplastic-like translates to MSSMVAALLPSNPTATPNHRCALLSLRRRLTAAVRFSQCPIASASFTRASRSDWQALCAILSSKSAAAAALGSSSDKPSNSPVDPSAAEPDHGEATNHRLPSSTNSTSAVVKSVVFSAAAGGVDLAPTPNLPRPLSIADLSPAPMHGSRLRVAYQGVPGAYSEAAAGKAYPNCEPIPCDQFEVAFQAVELWIADRAVLPVENSLGGSIHRNYDLLLRHRLHIVGEVQLPVHHCLLALPGVRKEYLTRVMSHPQALAQCELTLTRLGLNVTRESFDDTAGAAEYVANNGLRDTAAIASARAAELYGLQVLADGIQDDSGNVTRFVMLAREPIIPRTDRPFKTSIVFAQDREGTSVLFKVLSAFAFRDISLTKIESRPHRHRPIRLVDDANVGTAKHFEYMFHVDFQASMAEPRAQNALAEIQEFTSFLRVLGSYPMDMTPWSTSSSPTPPPSSSPSL, encoded by the coding sequence ATGTCCAGCATGGTAGCCGCCTTGCTGCCTTCCAATCCCACTGCCACACCTAATCACCGATGCGCACTCCTCTCTCTTCGCCGCCGCCTTACCGCCGCCGTTCGGTTCAGCCAATGTCCCATCGCGTCCGCCTCCTTCACCAGAGCTAGCCGCTCCGATTGGCAAGCCTTGTGCGCCATCCTCTCAAGCAAATCCGCCGCCGCCGCTGCTTTGGGATCCTCCTCCGACAAGCCGTCTAACAGTCCTGTGGACCCCTCCGCCGCCGAGCCCGACCATGGCGAAGCCACCAATCACCGCCTCCCCTCATCCACCAACTCTACGAGCGCCGTCGTGAAGTCCGTCGTGTTTTCCGCTGCCGCGGGCGGGGTAGATCTGGCCCCGACCCCCAACCTCCCGCGGCCGCTGAGCATCGCGGATCTGTCCCCGGCCCCGATGCACGGGTCGCGGCTGCGCGTGGCGTACCAGGGTGTCCCGGGCGCGTACAGCGAGGCCGCGGCCGGGAAGGCGTACCCTAATTGTGAGCCGATCCCCTGCGACCAATTCGAGGTGGCGTTCCAGGCGGTGGAGCTGTGGATCGCGGACCGGGCGGTGCTTCCGGTTGAGAACTCGCTGGGCGGCAGCATCCACCGTAACTACGACCTCCTTCTCCGTCACCGCCTCCACATCGTCGGCGAGGTGCAGCTGCCCGTGCACCACTGCCTCCTGGCGCTGCCGGGGGTGCGGAAGGAGTACTTGACCCGGGTGATGAGCCACCCGCAGGCGCTGGCCCAGTGCGAGCTCACCCTCACCCGCCTCGGCCTCAATGTCACCCGCGAGTCCTTCGACGACACGGCCGGCGCAGCCGAGTACGTAGCCAACAACGGCCTCCGCGACACGGCGGCCATCGCGTCGGCGCGCGCGGCAGAGCTGTACGGGCTGCAGGTGCTGGCGGACGGGATCCAAGACGACAGCGGCAACGTAACGCGGTTCGTGATGCTGGCGCGGGAGCCCATCATCCCCCGCACCGACCGCCCCTTCAAGACCAGCATCGTCTTCGCCCAAGACCGCGAGGGCACCTCCGTCCTCTTCAAGGTTCTCTCCGCCTTCGCCTTCCGCGACATCAGCCTCAccaagatcgagagccgcccgcACCGCCACCGCCCCATCCGCCTCGTCGACGACGCCAATGTCGGCACCGCTAAGCACTTCGAGTACATGTTCCACGTCGACTTCCAGGCGTCGATGGCGGAGCCCCGCGCCCAGAACGCGCTGGCCGAGATCCAGGAGTTCACCTCCTTCCTACGCGTCCTCGGCAGCTACCCTATGGACATGACCCCCTGGTCAACCTCATCTTCTCCAACTCCGCCGCCATCCTCTTCTCCCTCCTTGTGA